Genomic DNA from Bosea sp. (in: a-proteobacteria):
CGGGCGCCTCATAGTGTTTGCAGGCGGGCGCATGCTGATGGCCCCGTCCTGGCATTCGGCGCAGCACATACGCGTCCTGGCCGTCCGATTTGCGGTGCTCGATCACCATGGGCGGTTTCGCGGTGAACGGCCGGCACAGGCAGTGCGGACGTGCGCCAGCACCATGGGCCGCCTTCAGCGCGGCGGCCAGCTCGGGGTCGCCTTCAGCATAGGCACGGTTGTCGATCTCATACTCGGCCATGACCTGAGTATGGTTTATTTGTTCATTTTAGTGAACTCAAAAAGCGACGCAGCAAATGGCCGTCCGGAACTGAACGGGGATCGGCACATACGGTGTCCGGCTTTCGGCGTCACGGCCGTGCGGAACCGTGATGAACCGATCTTTGTGCGACGGTCAGAACCGTGAGCATGGAGGCCCTTGCTTGATATCCTGGCGCTAGCTTGGCTCGGGTGAACCTGCCTTTCGACTGCCGTTTCAGCGAAATCTGCTTTGGGGCGCATAGCCGTCAACCTTGGGGCCGTAGGCGGACCGACTGCTTTCAGAGATACACGGCGACAAGCTGACCTTAGTCCCGAGATCGGCAGTGGGTAGTGTCTCGACTTGACCCTTGTCGGGTATTCAGGAGCTCTTAGAGTCCGTTTGGAAAGTCAGGGATGAGCGTTTCTTCGGATAAGAAGGCCGCCCATGGCGACGTGGATCATGGCGGTTGAGACGTCGATGCGTTTTTCATAGTCGCGGACGAGGCGGCGCCAGCGCATCATCCATCCGAAGGTCCGCTCGACGACCCAGCGCCGGGGCAGAACATGGAAGCCCTTCTGCTGCTCGGAGCGCCGGATGATCTCGATGACGAAGTTGAGATAGGCGGCCTTGTCCATCAAGGTCAGGCGGTCGTAGGCGGCGTCGGCGAAGAGATGCTTCACCCAGGGCCAGCGCTTGCGGATGGCATCGAGGATGGCTTGCGCACCGGCGCTGTCGGAGATGTCGGCGGTCGTCAGATTGACCATCAAGAGCCGTCCGTCGGTATCGACCGCGATATGTCGCTTGCGGCCGCGTATCTTCTTGTTGGCGTCGTAACCCCTTGTTTTGGCTTGCGGAGCCTTGACCGACTGGCTGTCGATCACCGCCGCCGTGGGGCTTGCCTCGCGACCAACCCGCTCCCGGTCGAGCATCAGCTCGACATCGTGGATGGTCTGGAACAGGAAGCGCCGCGCCAGTTCGCGGAACCAGCCGTAAACCGTTCGCCAATGGCCGAAATGATGAGGCAGCATCCGCCAGCCGCAGCCCGAGCGCACCAGATAGCGCACGGCGTTGATCACCTCGCGGAAGTCCGTCTCCCGAGGCCGTCCCGTCCGTCCGGGTTTGGGCATCAAGGGCGCGATCCGGGCCCACTCCTCGTCCGTCAGGTCGCAGGGATAGCGCTTCGTCTTCTTGGCGATCTTGGCCATCCGGCCCCGGTTCTCATGTGTCCACATCCGTAATGTGAATCACATTCGCCAGCCCACCGAAACACCAATCGCCGACTTTCCAAACAGTCTCTTACGACCTCCCGAAAGCAAAGGTTGGGAGCAATGTAGAATCACTGACAGTAACGGGAGACGCTTGCGATGGACGAACAACAATTGGTCATTCATCATTCATGCGCGGCATTTTACGTCGGCCTTTGTAACGATTGTTCGATTGGTGCTATCTCCGACCTTCGGCTGTTTGACTGTTTCAGAAACAGAGCATGAGCGCATCGTCGCCGGCACAGCTTTCTGGAGAGCGAGTCCGCCTTCGTAGTGGCAGGTGACTGCCGCGGCATAGTCCGGTGCTTTCTCACCCTTTCGCCAGAAGGTGTAGATGAGCGCTTGTCCGGGTTTCGCTGTGTCCTGATTGTCTGCCATATCTGCAGACGTGCTCTCGCCAGGATTTGCAACCGCAGCAATGTGGGCGCTTATCAGCCGAATGACGGTGTTGGGCAGGAACGATGGAACAAATCCGGTGAGATCGTCTTCAGGATCCCCAAAACTGCGCTGTGCAATTTTTTGGTAAGTGACTGTCAAGCTCGCTGGGCAGCTCGCTGAAAATTCTGGAGTTGGCGTACGGCGGCTCTGTGCTGCAACCTGCGAAACCGACAAAGCAACGAGTGCTGCTGTGACCGACAGCGTGGTGAAGTAGCCGCTGCGACGCATGGAGTTTGTCCTCAGATGATGGAAAGGTTGGTATCACACCGTAGCCGCACTGCGGATTGCTCTAGCGACAGGTGAATTTCGCGTTTTGCAGGCCCCAATGGGCAGCTCCGGGTTCTGACGACCTGACAAACGCAGCGGTGCAGGCCCTGACCTTGCCAACTGGCCGGGAAAGAACAACACCGCCCTCATAGAGACAGGCCACAGAAACGTCCTTCTGGCCATCCGACGTCCAGTGCATCTGTCGTGCCCCATGCGGAGCGCCATCGACGCGGTTCTCGGCTGAAACGGCACCGACGTACAGCGAAACGCCGTTGAGCCATGCCTGCGATTGGCCTTCGTTGCCGATGTGCTGCCTGAAGCCTGCGACCGATGATGGATCGGAGATGGTGACAGCGGTCGTGGTCATCCGAATGGGACAGGTCACGGACACCTGTGCCATCGCGGCGGTGTTCGCCAGTATGACGGCAGCCAGGGCTGTCAAGGAGATCCGGAGCTTCATATCCATTGTCAATGGCTCTAACTGTTGTCTGCTGGGCAGCCGGGGCATCAAGGCAAGGAACCGGCCAGTTCCGGCTTGCCTGTTCGTCGGCTCACAATGCAGAAGTCCTGCTTACGGGTGGTCTTGGCGTTCTCGACCACTTGGCTATCAAGTCTCACGAGGATGTATGATGCTGTGTACTCGGACGAGCCAGACGATTTCACAGCTTGCGCCAGCACATTTTCTTTTCGGTAAGCGTTGATGCAGGCCAATTCGGCCTTCCTGATCGCCATTTCAAGCTTGGCCCACGCGTCACCGCTTGAAGCGCTCGCCTGGGTCAAGCCAAACAACGCCACAGACATGTGTGATGCTGTCCGCCACAAGAACACGGTCATGTTCGGCCTCGTCTCGCAGACTGGATGATTGGGTCTTTATCCTGCCCGAGCACTCCGGCAGAGCTTCGCCGTTCGGGTCAGTCCCAGCTGAAGCCTTCATCCTTCATGTAAATGTTGGTCGGGTTGTTCCGGCACCAGTCCATCGTGAAATCCTGGGCCCCGAAGTCGACCCAGCTGACGCGGAATGGCACCCGGCAGTCGCCCTGCTGCGAGTTCCAAACCAGCGGCACATTGCGGCCCGGCTGAATGCGAGAGGTGAGCCAGTTCCTGCTCCATCGCCCGTCCTGGTATGTATAGAAGCCGTTTATCACCCATCCATTTGCACGATTATGCAGATAGAAATTATAATTCTGCGCAGATACTGAATTTACTAGGCAGAAAAATGCAACAGCCGTCAATATTGTCTTGACCATCATAAATGTCCTTATGGATGACATGAATTGATTTGTGAATTGCTGACTGAACGTAGAATTCACCTCGCATGGCTGTCAATAAGAAGCGAAATCGCATCGCCGTCCATTTTTAGACCGTTTATCGGCGGATGCTTGCTCGGCCGGCGAACAGCCGCTTCGCCATCAGCTTTTCGGAGAGACCGGGGCCTCCATGTCGCAGGCCGTGATGCGCCAGGCAACCGAAACGGATGCTACCAGGTCCACCGCGCCCCGCCCTCGAGCCTGTGGGCGACATGCCGTGTCCGATACTCGCCGGAATAGCCTGCAGACAGTCGAAAGTTCGCGTTGAGTTCGGCCGTCAGCTTCACGTTCGCGAGAAGTGCGTCGCGCCCCTCGGTCGCCACGGGAAGAACAAGTGCCTCGTCAACCAGCGTTGTCCGATAACGCGAGGTCTGGTCACTCAGGCTTCGGCCCCATGCGAGGCTGATCTCCGGCGCATATGTCACCTTGTTGTCTGCGATCAGGGTTGCTCCAAATGCGACGCCAACACGGCTTTGAAGCATGGCGAAACGTTGCGACGGAAAGCTCAAACCCAGCGCGCCAGCGCCAGTTTCGACGAACCCGGAACGGTTCAGGTTGCTGTATGAGAGGCCCGCGAAAGGCTTGATCCAGGCAGCTGTGCCAGAACCAGCCTGCAGGCGATAGCCGACTTCAAAATTGGCGATGAGCCCTGTGCCACTGCCGGACGATGATGCTGTGGTATCGACGCCACCGAAGCCGATAGTGCGCCTTGTTCTGAAATCGGAATGAGCCAGGCCAATGACGGCATCTGCCTCGAGGCTTCCATTGGAATACGCGGCGTACAGCGCGCCGAGATAACTCGTGGTTTCACCGGCCAAGGCGAGGCCTTTGGTGTGGCTGCGCGCAAAGCTGGTCGCAACGCCAAGGGTGAAACTGGATGTGATGGCAACATCGGAGCCGACGATCACGCCGCCTCCCGATGAACGGCTTCCCGGGGACGTGCTGTCGCCGCCGGAATGCGATGCATGGCCGAAAACCTTGCCCCAGATCGATAC
This window encodes:
- a CDS encoding IS5 family transposase, with translation MWTHENRGRMAKIAKKTKRYPCDLTDEEWARIAPLMPKPGRTGRPRETDFREVINAVRYLVRSGCGWRMLPHHFGHWRTVYGWFRELARRFLFQTIHDVELMLDRERVGREASPTAAVIDSQSVKAPQAKTRGYDANKKIRGRKRHIAVDTDGRLLMVNLTTADISDSAGAQAILDAIRKRWPWVKHLFADAAYDRLTLMDKAAYLNFVIEIIRRSEQQKGFHVLPRRWVVERTFGWMMRWRRLVRDYEKRIDVSTAMIHVAMGGLLIRRNAHP